CAAGGGAAGATCGACACCAGAAAATGGTTCCTGCCGCAGATCGGCGCGCGCTGGGACCTGTCCCCGCAAGACCAGCTGTTCGCCAACATCCAGAAGAACATGCGCCAGTTCATGACCTACGGCGGCGGCGGCAATTCGCCGTGGAGCGTGTCGTCGCAGGCTTCGTTCGACTACATCAAGGCCAACGCCAAGCCCGAGACCTCGACGACGTACGAGCTCGGCCTGCGCGATTCGCGCAACCTGAACGCCGGCCCGTTGACCGCCTTCGACGGCCAGGTCGCCGTCTACCACGTCGACTTCCACGACCGCCAGCTGGCCGTCAGCTCGAACCCGATCATCACCTCGTTCGTGGGCGGCACGACCATCCTGTCGAACGTCGGCGACGTGAAAACCGACGGCGTCGACCTGGCCGGCACGCTGCACTTCGGCCGCGCCTTCTCGTTCTACGATGCGGTCTCGTACAACCGTTCCAAGTACCAGGACAGCTACACCTCGGGCACGACCCTGGTGCCGACCGCCGGCAAGACCGTGCCGAACACGCCCGAGTGGATGAACAAGTTCGTCGCCACCGCCAAGCTGGGCACGAGCGCCGACATCGAGGCCCAGCTGTCCGGCGACTACGTCGGCAAGCGCTACGCGACCTACACCAACGACCTCGACGTGCCGGGCTACTTCCTGATGGGCGCCACGGTCTCGGGTAAAGTACCGTTGTCGCTAGGGTGGGTGAAGAACCTGCGCTGGACCCTGAGCGTGACGAACCTGCTGAACCGCGAAGGTCCGCTGCAGCCGGTGGTCGGCCAGCCGAGCGGCAGCTACGCGACGTATCCGATCCCGCCGCGCATGGGCTTCATCACCATCAAGGGAGATATTTGATGTCTGGACTGATTCTTCCCGACAGCGTCATGCGCCGCCGCCTGCTGAAAGGCGTGGCCGCCGGCGCGGCGCTCGGGCTGCTGCCCGGCCTGGGCCGTGCGCAAGGCGCCAGCCTGCGCCTCGACCCGTCCAGCAAACCGACCCTGTTCGCGCACCGCGGCGCCAGCGCGCTGCGGCCCGAACACACGCTCGGCGCGTATGCGAAAGCCATCGCCGACGGCGCCGATTACGTCGAACCGGACCTGGTGGCCACGCGCGACGGCGTGCTGGTGGCGCGCCACGAGAACGCGATCACGGACACGACCGACGTCGCCACCCGTCCCGAGTTCGCCAGCCGGCGCAACCGCAAGGTCATCGATGGCGAAGCGCATGATGGCTGGTTCGTCTCCGACTTCACGTTTGCCGAACTGAAGACCTTGCGCGCCGTCGAGCGCCTGCCCAAGATGCGCGGCACGGCCTACGACGGCCAGTTCCAGATCCTCTCTTTTGAGGAGATCATCGACTTCGTCGCCGCCGAGTCGAGCGCCCGCGGGCGCACGATCGGCATCATCCCCGAGCTGAAGCATTCGACCTGGTTCGCCGCCAACGGCCTGCCGCTCGAGGACCGCTTCGTGTCGATCCTGAAAGCGCACGAGTACACCCGGCGCGCGCCGGTCGAGATTCAGTCGTTCGAGGTCGCCAACCTGAAAGCCTTGCGCAAGACGCTGGGCAAGCCGGCCAACGTGCGCCTGATGCAACTCGTCATCGCGGGCGGCAGGTACGACGCGGTGCGCCCGGCCGACGTCGCGGCCGCGGGCGGCACGCTGACCTTCGGCGAGATGGTGTCGCCGCGCGGCCTGCGCCAGATCGCCTCGTATGCCGACGTGGTCGCTCCGATCACGCGCGCCGTGATCCCGCTCGGTCCGGACGAGCGCCTGGCCGCGCCGACCTCGCTGGTGGCGGACGCGCACAAGGCCGGCCTGCTGGTGCACGTCTGGACCTTCCGCCCCGAGAACGCCTTCCTGGCGGCCGACTTCCGCAACGATGCCGGCCCCAACGCGCGCAACGAGGCGGGCTCGGTCGCCGAGATCCGCCGCTATCTCGAGACCGGCATCGACGGCTTGTTCTCGGACGATTCGGCGGTGGCGCGCAAGGCGATCGACGGCTGACCCATCGACGACCGGGCTCACGCGCGCACGCACTCGCGTCGCGCGCGCGGGCGCACGCGGACGATGTGCGATGATGGCAGCAAGACCACGCCGCCGTCACACTTTACCAACCGCATGCGCTACCGACTCGCCATCTTCGACTTCGACGGGACCCTGGCCGACTCCCTGCCCTTCTTCCTCTCGGTGTTCAACACGATCGCCGACCGCCATGGTTTCCGCCGCATCGACACCAGCCGCGCCGAGCAGTTTCGCCACTACAGCGTGCGCCGGATGATGGCCCATGTCGGCATGCCGGCCTGGAAATTGCCACTGGCCTCGAAGACCTTCACCAACATGATGCGCGAGCACGCGGCGACGATCCCGTTGTTCGACGGCGTGCCCGAGACCTTGCGCCAGCTCGCGGCGCAGGGCGTGCGCCTGGCGGTGGTGTCGTCGAACGCCGAGCACAACGTGCGCACCGTGCTCGGGCCGGAGCTGACCGGCCTGGTCTGCTGTTTCGAGTGCGGCATGTCGATCTTCGGCAAGGCCAGCCGCATCCGCGCCGTGCTGCGCGCCCAGGGCGTGATGCCGTCGGACGCGATCTACATCGGCGACCAGGGCACCGATGCCGACGCCGCCAACAAGGCCGGCGTCGCCTTCGGCGCCGTGCACTGGGGCTACGCGACGATCGAGGCGCTGCGCCAGCATGGCGTCGCCGAGGAATTCCTGGCGCCGCGCGATTTAGGGCGCATTGCGGGGGCGGTGTAGCCTGGGCTGCTGGCCCGCAAGCCGCCGTTCGATATCCCTACCGTGACATCGCTTTGTACGCTCGCTTGAAGGAAAATACTTCGCATGCTAAACTTTCGTCTGCAAACATTAGCCAAACGAAGTATTTACGGACGCATCCGAGCCCATGCCTCTTCCCGACCAGACCCTGAGCAGCCTGACCGCCGCCCTGACCTACGCCTCGCGCGCCTACCGCGCCGCCGCCGACAAGGTCGCCGCCGACTTCGGCCTGTCGCAGGCGACCGGCCTGCCCGTGCTGATCATCAACCGCTTCGGCGATGAAGGCGTGCGTCCGGGCGTGCTGGCCGAGATGCTGAGCCTGGAGCCGTCGTCGCTGGTGCGCATCGTCGACCAGCTGATCGGCAACGGCCTGGTGGTGCGCCACGAAGATCCGCAGGACCGCCGCGCCAAGATCCTGCACCTGACCGACGACGGCCAGAAGACCGCCGCGCGGATGGAACAGGCGCTGCGTCCGTTCCGCCGCAAGCTGTTCGGCGACTTTGCCGAGGCCGACGTCGAGGCCTGTCTGCGCGTGCTGTCCGGCCTGCCCAACGTCATCGCCAACATCACTGCAGACCTGGGCGCAGAGCGCAAGCAGGCATGAAGTTCGCAACCCGTGCGGAGATGCTGTTCTCCGTCAAATCTTTCGCGGCAGCGATGCTCTCGGTGTATATCTCCCTGCGCATCGGACTGCCGCGCCCGTTCTGGGCGATGATGACCGCCTACATCGTCGCCCAACCGTTCGCCGGCCCGACCCGTTCCAAAGGCCTGTACCGCGCCGGCGGCACCATCCTGGGCGCCACCGCGGTGGTGGTCCTGGTGCCGCGCCTGGTCGACGCGCCCGAGCTGCTGTCGCTCGCGCTGGCGCTGTGGATCGCCGGCTGCCTGTACTTCTCGCTGCTCGACCGCACCCCGCGTTCCTACATGCTGATGCTGGCCGGGTACACCGCCGGCCTGATCGGCTTCCCTGCCGTGAACAACCCGGGCGCCATCTTCGACATCGCGCTGGCGCGCGTGGAAGAGATCGTGCTCGGCATGACCTGCGCCACCGTGGTCCACAGCCTGGTGCTGCCGCAGTCGTTCGGCCCGGTGCTGCTGGCGCGCCTGGACAAGGCGGTCGACGATGCGCACCGCTGGATCCGCGACGCGCTCAATCCGGCCGGCGACGCACGCAGCGTAGGCGATCGCCGCAAGCTGGCCACCGACATCACCGACCTGCGCCTGATGAGCACCCACCTGCCGTTCGACACCTCGCGCGTGCGCTGGACTTCGCAGGCCGTCAACGCGCTGCAGGAACGCCTGGCGATGTTCGTGCCGGTTGTGTCGGGCATCGAGGACCGCCTGGGCGCGCTGCGCGAGCTCGGCGCGACGGAGGTGACCGACCACTGGCGCGCGCTGCTGGACGACGTGGTGGCGCTGGTCGAGACGCCCAAGGAAACCGACCTCGCGCGCGCGGGCGAGCGCCTGCATGCGCGCATCGACGAACTGGCGCCGCCGCTGGTCCACGCGCTGCGCTGGGCCGGCCTGATCGAGCTGAACCTGGCCGCGCGCCTGCGCCGCCTGGTCGACATCTGCGTCGAGACGCGCGCGCTGCGCCATCGCATCGACGCCGGCGTGCACGGCCGCCTGCCGCCCGAGCTGCGCCAGCTGCCGACCGTGCCGCCCAGCGTGCTGCACCAGGACCGCGGCATGGCGCTGCTGTCGGCGTTCGCCGCCGTGATTGCGACGCTGTCGTGCTGCGCATTCTGGATCCTGAGCGGCTGGCCGGCCGGCGCCGCCGCGCCGATGATGGCCGCGGTGCTGTGCTGCTTCTTCTCGACCCAGGACAACCCGGTTCCGTTCATCAAGGGCTTCCTCGAGTACACCATCTACTCGATCCCGGCCTCGGCGCTGTACCTGCTGGTGCTGCTGCCTGCCGCGCACAATTTCGAGACGCTGGTGCTGCTGTGCGCGCCGACCTTCCTGGTGCTGGGCGTGTTCGTGGCGCGCCCGAGCACCTTCGGACGCGCCTTCCCCTTCCTGTTCGGCGTGGTCGGGACGCTGGCGCTGATGGACACCGACACGGCCGACATGGTCTCGTTCATCAATGGCATGCTGCCGCAGATCGCCGGCCTGGTCGCGGCCGCCGTGTTCACCGGCATCCTGCGCAGCGTCGGCGCCGGCTGGACCGCCCGCCGCCTGCTCAAGGCCGGCTGGCGCGAACTGGCGCGCCTGGGCAACGGCGAGCGCACCACGCTGCCGGCGTTCTCGGCGCGCATGGTCGACCGCGTCGGGCTGCTGGCGCCACGCCTGGCCGCGGCGACGGCGCAGGCGAACGCCGAAGACCTGCAGGCGGTCGACGCGCTGCGCGACCTGCGCATCGGCCTGAACATGACGCTGCTGCAGGACGTGCGTGCGCGCCTCGGTCACGCCGACGTCACGATCGCCCCGCTGATGAAGCAGCTGGCGCGCTATTTCAATCTGCGTCCGCAGGTCGACACCGAGTGCGCAGCAGGCCTGCTGGTGAGCGTCGACGACGCGCTGCGCGCCGTCTGTAGGCACGAGCGCGGCGACGATGCGCCGCGCGCCGAGGCGCTGGCGGCGCTGGCCGGCCTGCGCCTCGACCTGTTCCCGAAAGCGCCGGCCTATGAGCCCGCTGTTGTATCCAACGTTTAGATAAAGGAGATCCGATGATCGGCGAAGTCAGCATCTACGGCCTCTTCGTTCCTCCGCTCCTGCTGCTCACGCTGGCGGCGCTGGTGGTGTCGAGGCTGCTCAACCTGGTCCTGGGATGGACCGGCTTTTACCGCCTGGTGTGGCACCCGGCGTTGTTCGATTTTTCCCTGTTCGTGATCGTGCTGGGCGCACTCACGTTTTTTACTCGTAACTGGTCCTGACATGGCACTGAAAACTATTTTTGCGACGACTGGCCGGATCGGCATCACCTTGCTGGCAACCGCCGCCGCGGTCTATGCCGGCGTGCAGATGTGGCGCCACTACGAAGTCGAGCCCTGGACCCGCGACGGCCGCATCAAGGCTTACGTGGTGCAGGTCGCGCCCGACGTGACCGGCCTGGTGACCCAGGTCTACGTGCACGACAACCAGCAGGTCAAGGCCGGCCAGCCGCTGTTCGAGATCGACCGCGCGCGCTTCGAGCTGGCGCTGCGCCAGGCCGAGGCGCAAGTGGTCGCGGCGCAGGCGGCGCTGGCCCAGGCCGGCCGCGAGAACCGGCGTAACACCGAGCTGGACGACCTGGTCTCGCAGGAGACGCGCGAACAGGGCCAGACCCGCACCGACCAGGCGCGCGCCACGCTGGCCCAGGCGCAAGTCAACCTCGACACCGCCAAGCTGAACCTCGAGCGCACGCACGTGGCCTCCGCGGTGGACGGTACCGTCACCAACCTCGACCTGCGCGTGGGCGCGTACGCGACCGCCGCGCACCCGGTGATGGCCGTGGTCGACAGCCATTCGTTCTACGTCGAAGGCTATTTCGAGGAGACCAAGCTGCCCGGCATCGAGCTGGGCGACAAGGTCGACGTCACGCTGATGGGCACGCGCACGCCGTTCCGCGGCCACGTCGAGAGCTTCGCCGAAGGCATCGCCGACCGCGACCGCTCCACCGGCCAGAACATGCTGCCGAACGTGAACCCGACCTTCAACTGGGTGCGCCTGGCCCAGCGCATCCCGGTGCGCATCGCGATCGACACGGTGCCGGCCGGCGTGCGCCTGGTGGCCGGCCAGACCGCGACCGTCAAGGTGCTGCCGGCGACGCAAACCGCGCAGGCGGCCCCAGCACCGGCCGCTCCAGGCACGCCGGCTGCGGCGCCCGCCAAGGCTGCGCAGCCGGCCGTGGCGCCCGCCGCTCCCGCCGCGGTGACGCCGGCGCCTGCAACTTCGACCGTGGCTGCGACCGCCGCCACGACGCCGGCCGCAGCCGGCGCCGCCGCACCGTCAACCGTTCATACCGCCGCACATTGAGACCTTCATGATGACCCGTTTCCGCTCCATCGCCAACAAAGCCCTGCCGCTCACGCTGCTCGCGGCCGCGCTGGCCGCCTGCACGACGGTCGGCCCCGACTACCACGTGCCGAAGGAAGCCGTGGTGGAGCGGCCCGACGCCAACGCCCCGTTCATGGGCGCGGCCGAGACGCCCTACAAATCCGATCCGCTGCCGGCCGACTGGTGGCATTTGTACCAGGACCCGCTGCTCGACAAGCTGATCGCGAAAGCCTTCGCCAACAACGCCGACCTGCGCGTGGCCGAGGCCAACCTGGAACGCGCGCACGGCGTGCTGGAAGAAGTCGAAGAGAGAAAGCATCCGGAAATCGAGATGAGCGCGGCGCCGCAGTACGGGCGTATCGCCGGTTCCTCGATCGGCATCCCGGAACAGCTGCCGACCACCGGCATCTACGACGCCGACATCCGGATCGGCTACACGCTCGACCTGTTCGGCCGGGTGCGGCGCGCCATCGAAGCGTCGGAAGCCGACGTCGAAGCCACGCAAGCCGCCGCCGACCTGACCCACGTGATGGTCGCGGCCGACACCACGCGCGCCTACGCGGAAGCCTGCTCGGCCGGCTACCAGCTGAAGGTGGCGCAGCAGTCGGTCGATTTGCAGCAGCAGTTCGCCAAGCTGACCCTGGAGCGCGTGCAGCGCGGCCGCGGCATCGCGATCGACAACAGCCGCGCGCAGGCCCAGGTCGAGCAATTGAAAGCCAACCTGCCGCCGCTGGAGGCGCGCCGCCGCACCGCGCTGTACCGCCTGGCCGTGCTCACCGGCGAAGTGCCGAGCAAGTTCCCGGCCGAGGTCGCGCAATGCGCCACCCCGCCGCGCGTCAAGGCCGCGATCCCGGTCGGCGACGGCAAGGCCTTGCTGCGCCGCCGTCCCGACATCCGCCAGGCCGAGCGCCAGCTCGCCGGCGCCACGGCCCGCATCGGCGTGGCCACGGGCGAGCTGTACCCGAACATCAACCTCGGCGGCTCGGTCGGCATGGTCGGCCTGGCCAATCAATGGATGGACTCGAACACCTTCAAGTTCAGCCTCGGCCCGCTGATCAGCTGGAGCCTGCCGTCGCTCAGCTCGGCCCGTTCGCACATCGCCCAAGCCGAGGCCGGTACCAAAGGCTCGCTGGCGCACTTCGACTCGGTGGTGCTCAATGCCCTGCGCGAGACCGAAAGCGCATTGACGATCTATGCGCGTGAGCTCGACCGCAACGCTTCGCTGCGCGCGGCGCGCGACCAGAGCGCGCTGGCCGTACGGCAGACGGACAAGCTGTACCGCTTCGGCCGCACCGATTTCCTGTCGCAGCTGGACGCCGAGCGCACGCTGGCCAGCGCCGAGAGCGTGCTGGCGTCGTCGGACGCGCAGCTGGCGGCGGACCAGGTGCAGCTGTTCCTGGCGCTGGGGGGCGGCTGGGAGAATACCCACGGCGCCGGGCACGGCGAGGGCAAGGAAGGCAAGGCAGGCGCCGGCGAAGAGAAGGTCGCTCAGGCCAAAGAGGTCAAATAAACCCGCTAAACCGTTTATGAATCACGTAAAAAAGCCGGATCCGCCAACACGGACCCGGCTTTTTTTAACGCCTGCGGGGGCTTACAGTACCTTGTCGAGCGTCACCGGCAAGTCCCGCACCCGCTTGCCGGTCGCGTGATACACCGCATTCGCGATCGCCGCGCCGACACCCACGATGCCGATCTCGCCGATGCCCTTGGCGCCGAGCGGGTTGACGTGCGGGTCGTCCTCGTCGACGATCTGCACGTCGATCTCCTGAATGTCGGCGTTCACCGGCACGTGGTACTCGGCCAGGTTGCCGTTCACCGCACGGCCGTTGCGCGGATCGATCATCGTCTCTTCCAGCAGCGCCAGGCCGATGCCCCAGACCACCCCACCCATCAGCTGGCTGTAGCCGGTCTTCTCGTTCATCAGCTTGCCGACGCCGTACACGCCGACCGCGCGCGGCACGCGGATCTCGCCCAGGTCCTCGTCGACCGTCACCTCGACGAAGATCGCGCCGAACGAATGCATCGAATACTTCTTGTTCTCGTCGCCCGGCTCGGCCTTGGCGGTCGCCTCGACCGGGGCGCCGTGGCGCGCCGCGATCGCCGCCATCGATTCGCGTTTGCCGGCGTCGGCCAGCAAATAGATCTCGCCCTGCTCGAAGCCGACCTGGTCGGCGGTTGCGCCGAACAAGGGCGAGGCCTCATGCGCGACCGCGATCCCGACCAGCTTCAAACGCAGCGCATGGCCGGCCGCCTGCACCGCCGGACCGACGCTGGCCACGGTGGTCGAGCCGCCCGACACCGGCGACTCCGGCAGCTGCGAATTGCCCAGTTCAAAGCGCACGCGCTCGACCGGCAGGCCGATCGAATCCGCGGCGATCTGCGTCATGACGGTGTAGGTGCCCGTGCCGAGGTCCTGGGTGGCGGAGCGGAACAGCGCGCTGCCGTCGGGTTGCAAGCACGCCGAGCACTCGCCGGCCGAACGGTTGGTCGGGTAGGTCGCGGTAGCCATGCCCCAGCCGACCAGCTTGTTCCCGCGCTTCATCGAGCGCGGCTGCGGGTTACGGTCCTTCCAGCCGAAGCGCTCGGCGCCGATCTCGTAGCACTGGCGTAGCGATTTGCTCGACCACGGCAAGTCCTTGCCCGGGTCGCGCTCGGTGTAGTTCTTCAGGCGCAGTTCGAGCGGATCCATGCCCAGCTCGTAGGCCAGTTCGTCCATCGCCGACTCGAGCGCGAACGAGCCGGACGCCTCGCCCGGCGCGCGCATGAAGGTCGGCGTGCCGCGGTTCAGCTTGGCCAGGCGGTGCGTGGTCTCCTGGTTCGGGCTCTCGTACATCATGCGCGTCATGATGCCGCAGGGTTCGATCCATTTTTCCAGCACCGAGGTGTAGGCGATGGTGTTGTGCGCCGACGCCGTCAGCTGGCCGTCCTGCCTGGCCGCCAGGCGGAAGCGCTGCTCGGTGTTCGGACGCTGGCCGACCGGGCCGAACATCTGGTTGCGGTCGAGCGACAGCTTGACCGGACGGCCCAGCATCTTGGCCGCCATCGCGGTCAGCGGAGAATGCGACCACAGCGAACCTTTGGAGCCGAAGCCGCCGCCGGTGTACGGGCAGATCGCGGTGACGTTCTCGGGCGGGATGCCGAAGATCGCCGCATTGATGCGCTGCACGCCCTTCATGTACTGGGTCGACTCGTAGATCGTCAGCTTGTCGCCGCCCCCGTTGTCGCTCCATTCGGCGATAGTGGCGTGGGTCTCGATCGGGTTGTGGTTCTCGATCGGCGTGGTGTAGGTGTGGTCGAGGCGCACGCTGCCGGCCAGGAAGCCGTCGACGATGTCGCCGCGCCGGGTGTCGGTCGACTCGGTCAGCACCTTCTCGGGCACTTCCAGCTTTTCCTTGGCCTGCTCGAAGTCGAGCACCGCTTCCTTGTGCTCGTACTCCACGCGCAGGCGTGCAGCCGCCTCGCGCGCGTGCTCGAGGGTGTCGGCCACGACCACGGCGATCGGCTGGTTGTTGTAATAGACGTCGTCTTCCTGCAGCAGCGTCAGGCGGCGCCCGACCGGCGGCTGGATCTTGCCGTCCTTGTTCTCCTTGGGCAGGCGCATGACGTTCTGGGGGGTCATCACCAGCAGCAGGCCGGGCACCTGTTTGGCGTCCGTGTCGTCGATGCGCAGCACGCGGCCGCTCGGGACGGTGCTGGTAACCAGCACGGCGTGGGTCAGGCCTTCGACCTGGTGCTCGGCCGTGTACTTTGCTGCGCCGCTGACCTTGGCCCAGGCGTCGGTTCGGTTGAGGGGTGCGCCGATCGCGTTCATGCCAGTCCTCCTGCGGTTTGCAGTGCGCGGATCACCGCGCGCTGCGCCAGTTCGATCTTGAATCCATTGTGTCCGTAGTCCTTGGCGCCGGCCACCGCGGCCGCGCCCGCGCGCGCGAGGGCCTCGTCGGACAGCGTCTGCCCGCGCAGGGCGTCTTCGGCTTCCTGTGCGCGCCACGGTTTGTGGGCGACGCCGCCCAGCACGATGCGCACGTCGCGCACGGTATCGCCATCGAGGTCGATGGCGGCCGCCACCGACACCAGCGCGAACGCGTAGCTGGCGCGGTCGCGCACTTTGAGATAGTGCGAATGCTGCGAGAACGTCGGCGCCGGCAGCGCCACCGCGGTGATCAGTTCGCCCGGCTGGATCACGGTGTCGATCTCGGGGTGGTCTTCGGGCAGGCGGTGGAAGTCCTGCATCGGCACCTGGCGCTCGCCGTTCGGCCCTTGCAGGTGGACGATGGCGTCCAGCGCGGCCAGCGCCACGGCCATGTCCGACGGGTGGGTCGCGATGCACTGGTCGCTCGCGCCCAGGATCGCGTGGATGCGGTTGAAACCGTCGATGGCGTCGCAGCCCGATCCCGGATTGCGCTTGTTGCAGCGGGCGAAAGTCGGATCGGTGAAGTAGTAGCAGCGCGTGCGCTGCAGCAGGTTGCCGCCGGTGGTCGCCATGTTGCGCAGCTGGGTCGTGGCGCCGTTCAGGATCGCCTCGGACAGCATGCGGTAGCGCTCGCGCACCAGCGGGTGGGTCGCGACGGCGGTGTTGGTCGCCATCGCGCCGATGCGCAGGCCGCCGTCCGGCAGCTCGGTGATGTCGGCCAGCGGCAGGCGGTTGATGTCGACCAGGTGGATCGGCTTTTCGATGCCGCTCTTGTACAGGTCGAGCAGGTTGGTGCCGCCGCCGATGAATTTGGCGCCCGGCTGCTGCGCCAGGTCAATGGCCTGGCGTACGTCGGTGGCGCGGTCGTAAGAGATCGATTGCATGCGGGCGGCTCCTTATGTGCGCGCGTCGCGCAAGACGACGCTGTGGATCGCCTTGACGATGTTGGGATAGGCGCCGCAGCGGCAGATGTTGCCGCTCATGCGCTCGCGGATCTCGTCTTCGGTCAGGGCGCCGGGTTCGAGCTGGTCGGTATCGGTCAGCGAGCTGGCCTGCTTCTGCTTGACCTCGTCGAGCAGCGCGACCGCCGAGCACACCTGGCCCGGCGTGCAGTAGCCGCACTGGAAGCCGTCGCAGTCCATGAAGGCTTGCTGCATCGGGTGCGGCTGTTCCTGGCTGCCCAGGCCCTCGACCGTGGTGATCTCGCGGCCCTCGTGCATGATCGCCAGGGTCAGGCACGAGTTGACCCGCTGGCCGTCGACGATGACGGTGCAGGCGCCGCACTGGCCGCGGTCGCAGCCTTTCTTGGTGCCGGTCAGGTGCACGACTTCGCGCAGGGCGTCCAGCAGGGTCACGCGCGGTTCGATCGTCAGCTGGTGCTCGGCGCCGTTGATGCGCAAGGTGACCGGCTGGGGCGGTACATAGGGTGCGGAGGCTGGCGGCGCCGCGCTGGCGGCGGGCCGGTCGGTCAGGATCTGTTCGTCTTGTGGCATGGCGTGCGGGCTCCGGATAAATGACAACAAAGACATCGCCTGCCGTGCTACGGACTGCTGCCGGGCACGGTAGGCGATGCCGAACTCATATTCGTCATTTCATGATCGCCGAAATCAAAAAAACGCGGAGCGCGCAAGAATCCAATTCCTCCAAGAAATCAAAGGCTTACGATGAGGAAATGGAAGTTGTGGCAAGGGATGGCGTTGCAGCCGGGCTTTGAAGGGTTCTATACTCGCGTCAGTGGTGCAGATGAGCATCGCCAACCCAGGATGGATCCATGCGCTCTTCTTTGCTCCTGCTGACCCCGCTGTTATTGCTGACTGGCTGCGTCAACGAATCGGCCAGCTACCAGATCGACAGCAACGACCACGCACTGACCGTCGTCGTGACGCAGGATTATTTCTGGAGCAAGCAGGTGCGCCTGCAGGTGATCGCCTCGCGCATGCCGGATTGCCAGCGCCAGTTCGATCTCGGCAAGACTCCGCTGGCCGACCTGAACGTCGAACTGTTTTCGACCGGCGACGAAACCTTCCTGCTGCGCTCGGGCGACGAGATGTGGCAGGTGGAGACGCAGAATTGTACGCAGCTGGGCGATCCGGCCGCCGACGTGCAGGCCCAGCCGATCGGCGTGTTTCATCTGGACGCCAGGAAACGGCTGGTGTTCGAGCGCGCGGAAGGCGCGGTGGCGTCCAGCTGATCGAACCGGGCAGCGCGCAGGCGCCGCTTACGGGCGCAGCCAGCCTCGTGCGATCGGCGCGGCCAGCAGGCGGCGGTACAGCATCGCCAGCGTCGCCGCCAGCGCATCGCAGCGGCGCGTCGCGGCGGCGCTCTGGAACAGGAGCGTCACGCCCAGCGCCACGACGACGGCGCCCAGCATGTCCATCGGCCAGTGCACGCCCAGGAAGATGCGTGACCAGGCCACCACCACCGCCAGCGGCAGCATCGACACGCCGAAACGGCGCGCCGCCGGCGTCCGGCTGCACGCCAG
This genomic stretch from Massilia sp. 9096 harbors:
- a CDS encoding FUSC family protein, which translates into the protein MKFATRAEMLFSVKSFAAAMLSVYISLRIGLPRPFWAMMTAYIVAQPFAGPTRSKGLYRAGGTILGATAVVVLVPRLVDAPELLSLALALWIAGCLYFSLLDRTPRSYMLMLAGYTAGLIGFPAVNNPGAIFDIALARVEEIVLGMTCATVVHSLVLPQSFGPVLLARLDKAVDDAHRWIRDALNPAGDARSVGDRRKLATDITDLRLMSTHLPFDTSRVRWTSQAVNALQERLAMFVPVVSGIEDRLGALRELGATEVTDHWRALLDDVVALVETPKETDLARAGERLHARIDELAPPLVHALRWAGLIELNLAARLRRLVDICVETRALRHRIDAGVHGRLPPELRQLPTVPPSVLHQDRGMALLSAFAAVIATLSCCAFWILSGWPAGAAAPMMAAVLCCFFSTQDNPVPFIKGFLEYTIYSIPASALYLLVLLPAAHNFETLVLLCAPTFLVLGVFVARPSTFGRAFPFLFGVVGTLALMDTDTADMVSFINGMLPQIAGLVAAAVFTGILRSVGAGWTARRLLKAGWRELARLGNGERTTLPAFSARMVDRVGLLAPRLAAATAQANAEDLQAVDALRDLRIGLNMTLLQDVRARLGHADVTIAPLMKQLARYFNLRPQVDTECAAGLLVSVDDALRAVCRHERGDDAPRAEALAALAGLRLDLFPKAPAYEPAVVSNV
- a CDS encoding HlyD family secretion protein translates to MALKTIFATTGRIGITLLATAAAVYAGVQMWRHYEVEPWTRDGRIKAYVVQVAPDVTGLVTQVYVHDNQQVKAGQPLFEIDRARFELALRQAEAQVVAAQAALAQAGRENRRNTELDDLVSQETREQGQTRTDQARATLAQAQVNLDTAKLNLERTHVASAVDGTVTNLDLRVGAYATAAHPVMAVVDSHSFYVEGYFEETKLPGIELGDKVDVTLMGTRTPFRGHVESFAEGIADRDRSTGQNMLPNVNPTFNWVRLAQRIPVRIAIDTVPAGVRLVAGQTATVKVLPATQTAQAAPAPAAPGTPAAAPAKAAQPAVAPAAPAAVTPAPATSTVAATAATTPAAAGAAAPSTVHTAAH
- a CDS encoding efflux transporter outer membrane subunit, giving the protein MMTRFRSIANKALPLTLLAAALAACTTVGPDYHVPKEAVVERPDANAPFMGAAETPYKSDPLPADWWHLYQDPLLDKLIAKAFANNADLRVAEANLERAHGVLEEVEERKHPEIEMSAAPQYGRIAGSSIGIPEQLPTTGIYDADIRIGYTLDLFGRVRRAIEASEADVEATQAAADLTHVMVAADTTRAYAEACSAGYQLKVAQQSVDLQQQFAKLTLERVQRGRGIAIDNSRAQAQVEQLKANLPPLEARRRTALYRLAVLTGEVPSKFPAEVAQCATPPRVKAAIPVGDGKALLRRRPDIRQAERQLAGATARIGVATGELYPNINLGGSVGMVGLANQWMDSNTFKFSLGPLISWSLPSLSSARSHIAQAEAGTKGSLAHFDSVVLNALRETESALTIYARELDRNASLRAARDQSALAVRQTDKLYRFGRTDFLSQLDAERTLASAESVLASSDAQLAADQVQLFLALGGGWENTHGAGHGEGKEGKAGAGEEKVAQAKEVK
- a CDS encoding MarR family winged helix-turn-helix transcriptional regulator, giving the protein MPLPDQTLSSLTAALTYASRAYRAAADKVAADFGLSQATGLPVLIINRFGDEGVRPGVLAEMLSLEPSSLVRIVDQLIGNGLVVRHEDPQDRRAKILHLTDDGQKTAARMEQALRPFRRKLFGDFAEADVEACLRVLSGLPNVIANITADLGAERKQA
- a CDS encoding DUF1656 domain-containing protein encodes the protein MIGEVSIYGLFVPPLLLLTLAALVVSRLLNLVLGWTGFYRLVWHPALFDFSLFVIVLGALTFFTRNWS
- a CDS encoding glycerophosphodiester phosphodiesterase, whose protein sequence is MSGLILPDSVMRRRLLKGVAAGAALGLLPGLGRAQGASLRLDPSSKPTLFAHRGASALRPEHTLGAYAKAIADGADYVEPDLVATRDGVLVARHENAITDTTDVATRPEFASRRNRKVIDGEAHDGWFVSDFTFAELKTLRAVERLPKMRGTAYDGQFQILSFEEIIDFVAAESSARGRTIGIIPELKHSTWFAANGLPLEDRFVSILKAHEYTRRAPVEIQSFEVANLKALRKTLGKPANVRLMQLVIAGGRYDAVRPADVAAAGGTLTFGEMVSPRGLRQIASYADVVAPITRAVIPLGPDERLAAPTSLVADAHKAGLLVHVWTFRPENAFLAADFRNDAGPNARNEAGSVAEIRRYLETGIDGLFSDDSAVARKAIDG
- a CDS encoding HAD hydrolase-like protein — its product is MRYRLAIFDFDGTLADSLPFFLSVFNTIADRHGFRRIDTSRAEQFRHYSVRRMMAHVGMPAWKLPLASKTFTNMMREHAATIPLFDGVPETLRQLAAQGVRLAVVSSNAEHNVRTVLGPELTGLVCCFECGMSIFGKASRIRAVLRAQGVMPSDAIYIGDQGTDADAANKAGVAFGAVHWGYATIEALRQHGVAEEFLAPRDLGRIAGAV